A region from the Hylaeus volcanicus isolate JK05 chromosome 6, UHH_iyHylVolc1.0_haploid, whole genome shotgun sequence genome encodes:
- the LOC128878229 gene encoding histone-arginine methyltransferase CARMER isoform X1 codes for MVKMAKVFRAVTVSTLSNNGQSTPKYNKPVTLNINYDPQGLSVEFFAADSTARDKTTLLEFPVTPSTECSRVSSRSYVFTLDMDSLLVTFANETDFQHFHSQILKLKNGKGISAFNERTEESSAMQYFQFYGYLSQQQNMMQDYIRTSTYQRAILGNLSDFKDKVVLDVGAGSGILSFFAVQAGAKKVYAVEASNMANHAELLVAANNLSDKVVVIAGKIEEIELPELVDCIVSEPMGYMLYNERMLETYLHAKKWLVPGGRMFPSRGDLHIAPFSDENLYMEQFNKANFWYQTCFHGVDLSAMRNNAIKEYFRQPIVDTFDIRICMAKSVRHIVDFQTANETDLHKIEIDVDFHILESGTCHGLAFWFDVAFIGSTQQVWLSTAPTEPLTHWYQVRCLLENPLFCKSGQLLSGKVILIANKRQSYDVTIDLKLEGTNMESSSNTLDLKNPYFRYTGAAAQPPPGLNNTSPSESYWTTLDAQGARQAVNMVNGMSVNGLGEVSMDATAAVNTGNLLAIGGQPNIHPGSISSTGRGRVGGTATSTQAAQLIGGGITPNMFTSPATLGVTFQQSLVLGNTSHYPVNPSLMIGDYVTPGNGISSQTYRQ; via the exons ATGGTAAAAATGGCGAAGGTGTTTCGCGCGGTGACAGTATCGACTTTGTCAAACAATGGACAGTCAACACCTAAATACAACAAGCCGGTCACGCTTAATATCAATTATGATCCTCAAGGTCTGAGCGTTGAGTTCTTTGCAG CAGACTCGACAGCCAGAGATAAAACTACTTTACTGGAATTTCCTGTAACACCGAGTACAGAATGCTCTAGGGTATCGTCGCGAAGTTACGTATTCACATTGGATATGGATAGCTTACTGGTAACATTCGCCAATGAAACAG ACTTTCAGCACTTTCACTCTCAAATattgaaactgaaaaatgGCAAGGGCATATCCGCGTTCAACGAAAGAACCGAGGAATCTTCGGCTATGCAGTACTTTCAGTTTTATGGCTACCTCTCTCAGCAACAAAACATGATGCAGGATTACATTAGAACCAGTACATACCAGAGAGCGATTTTAGGGAACCTGTCCGATTTCAAAGACAAAGTTGTGTTAGACGTAGGCGCAGGTTCTGGAATATTGTCGTTCTTCGCTGTTCAAGCAGGTGCAAAGAAAGTGTACGCGGTAGAAGCGAGTAACATGGCGAATCACGCAGAATTATTAGTTGCCGCAAATAATTTGTCGGATAAGGTCGTCGTGATAGCTGGCAAAATAGAAGAAATCGAGTTACCTGAACTAGTTGACTGCATAGTGAGCGAACCCATGGGTTACATGTTGTACAATGAAAGAATGCTCGAGACTTACCTGCATGCAAAAAAGTGGTTAGTTCCAG GTGGAAGAATGTTTCCTTCGCGAGGCGATCTTCACATTGCACCGTTCTCCGATGAAAACCTTTACAtggaacaatttaataaagctAATTTTTGGTATCAGACCTGTTTCCACGGAGTGGATCTCTCAGCGATGAGAAATAACGCAATTAAGGAGTATTTTAGGCAACCAATCGTCGATACCTTTGATATAAGAATTTGTATGGCTAAATCTGTTAGACACATAGTCGACTTCCAAACAGCTAATGAGACTGACTTACATAAAATAg AAATTGACGTCGATTTTCACATACTGGAAAGCGGCACTTGCCATGGACTTGCATTTTGGTTCGATGTTGCATTTATCGGGTCGACGCAACAGGTTTGGTTGAGTACGGCTCCCACGGAACCCCTTACGCATTGGTACCAAGTTCGCtgccttttggaaaaccctttattttgtaaaagtggCCAACTGTTGTCTGGAAAAGTCATTCTTATCGCGAACAAAAg aCAATCTTACGATGTGACGATAGATTTGAAGCTGGAAGGAACAAACATGGAGAGTAGTAGTAATACtttggatttaaaaaatccgTACTTTAGATATACAGGCGCAGCTGCGCAACCTCCTCCAGGTTTAAATAATACCTCGCCAAGCGAGTCTTATTGGACAACGTTGGACGCGCAGGGTGCCAGACAAGCGGTCAACATGGTCAATGGAATGTCCGTCAACGGTTTGGGAGAAGTTTCCATGGACGCAACCGCAGCAGTAAACACCGGCAATCTGCTCGCGATAG GAGGTCAGCCAAACATTCATCCCGGTTCGATTTCAAGTACAGGACGAGGCCGAGTCGGTGGTACAGCGACGAGCACACAAGCAGCGCAATTAATAGGCGGTGGAATCACTCCGAACATGTTCACATCTCCAGCCACG CTTGGTGTTACTTTCCAGCAATCGCTGGTCCTTGGCAACACTTCGCATTATCCTGTGAATCCCAGCTTGATGATCGGCGATTACGTGACGCCTGGTAACGGCATATCGTCTCAAACGTATCGACAATGA
- the LOC128878229 gene encoding histone-arginine methyltransferase CARMER isoform X4, which yields MVKMAKVFRAVTVSTLSNNGQSTPKYNKPVTLNINYDPQGLSVEFFAADSTARDKTTLLEFPVTPSTECSRVSSRSYVFTLDMDSLLVTFANETDFQHFHSQILKLKNGKGISAFNERTEESSAMQYFQFYGYLSQQQNMMQDYIRTSTYQRAILGNLSDFKDKVVLDVGAGSGILSFFAVQAGAKKVYAVEASNMANHAELLVAANNLSDKVVVIAGKIEEIELPELVDCIVSEPMGYMLYNERMLETYLHAKKWLVPGGRMFPSRGDLHIAPFSDENLYMEQFNKANFWYQTCFHGVDLSAMRNNAIKEYFRQPIVDTFDIRICMAKSVRHIVDFQTANETDLHKIEIDVDFHILESGTCHGLAFWFDVAFIGSTQQVWLSTAPTEPLTHWYQVRCLLENPLFCKSGQLLSGKVILIANKRQSYDVTIDLKLEGTNMESSSNTLDLKNPYFRYTGAAAQPPPGLNNTSPSESYWTTLDAQGARQAVNMVNGMSVNGLGEVSMDATAAVNTGNLLAIGGQPNIHPGSISSTGRGRVGGTATSTQAAQLIGGGITPNMFTSPATID from the exons ATGGTAAAAATGGCGAAGGTGTTTCGCGCGGTGACAGTATCGACTTTGTCAAACAATGGACAGTCAACACCTAAATACAACAAGCCGGTCACGCTTAATATCAATTATGATCCTCAAGGTCTGAGCGTTGAGTTCTTTGCAG CAGACTCGACAGCCAGAGATAAAACTACTTTACTGGAATTTCCTGTAACACCGAGTACAGAATGCTCTAGGGTATCGTCGCGAAGTTACGTATTCACATTGGATATGGATAGCTTACTGGTAACATTCGCCAATGAAACAG ACTTTCAGCACTTTCACTCTCAAATattgaaactgaaaaatgGCAAGGGCATATCCGCGTTCAACGAAAGAACCGAGGAATCTTCGGCTATGCAGTACTTTCAGTTTTATGGCTACCTCTCTCAGCAACAAAACATGATGCAGGATTACATTAGAACCAGTACATACCAGAGAGCGATTTTAGGGAACCTGTCCGATTTCAAAGACAAAGTTGTGTTAGACGTAGGCGCAGGTTCTGGAATATTGTCGTTCTTCGCTGTTCAAGCAGGTGCAAAGAAAGTGTACGCGGTAGAAGCGAGTAACATGGCGAATCACGCAGAATTATTAGTTGCCGCAAATAATTTGTCGGATAAGGTCGTCGTGATAGCTGGCAAAATAGAAGAAATCGAGTTACCTGAACTAGTTGACTGCATAGTGAGCGAACCCATGGGTTACATGTTGTACAATGAAAGAATGCTCGAGACTTACCTGCATGCAAAAAAGTGGTTAGTTCCAG GTGGAAGAATGTTTCCTTCGCGAGGCGATCTTCACATTGCACCGTTCTCCGATGAAAACCTTTACAtggaacaatttaataaagctAATTTTTGGTATCAGACCTGTTTCCACGGAGTGGATCTCTCAGCGATGAGAAATAACGCAATTAAGGAGTATTTTAGGCAACCAATCGTCGATACCTTTGATATAAGAATTTGTATGGCTAAATCTGTTAGACACATAGTCGACTTCCAAACAGCTAATGAGACTGACTTACATAAAATAg AAATTGACGTCGATTTTCACATACTGGAAAGCGGCACTTGCCATGGACTTGCATTTTGGTTCGATGTTGCATTTATCGGGTCGACGCAACAGGTTTGGTTGAGTACGGCTCCCACGGAACCCCTTACGCATTGGTACCAAGTTCGCtgccttttggaaaaccctttattttgtaaaagtggCCAACTGTTGTCTGGAAAAGTCATTCTTATCGCGAACAAAAg aCAATCTTACGATGTGACGATAGATTTGAAGCTGGAAGGAACAAACATGGAGAGTAGTAGTAATACtttggatttaaaaaatccgTACTTTAGATATACAGGCGCAGCTGCGCAACCTCCTCCAGGTTTAAATAATACCTCGCCAAGCGAGTCTTATTGGACAACGTTGGACGCGCAGGGTGCCAGACAAGCGGTCAACATGGTCAATGGAATGTCCGTCAACGGTTTGGGAGAAGTTTCCATGGACGCAACCGCAGCAGTAAACACCGGCAATCTGCTCGCGATAG GAGGTCAGCCAAACATTCATCCCGGTTCGATTTCAAGTACAGGACGAGGCCGAGTCGGTGGTACAGCGACGAGCACACAAGCAGCGCAATTAATAGGCGGTGGAATCACTCCGAACATGTTCACATCTCCAGCCACG attgattaa
- the LOC128878229 gene encoding histone-arginine methyltransferase CARMER isoform X3, giving the protein MVKMAKVFRAVTVSTLSNNGQSTPKYNKPVTLNINYDPQGLSVEFFAADSTARDKTTLLEFPVTPSTECSRVSSRSYVFTLDMDSLLVTFANETDFQHFHSQILKLKNGKGISAFNERTEESSAMQYFQFYGYLSQQQNMMQDYIRTSTYQRAILGNLSDFKDKVVLDVGAGSGILSFFAVQAGAKKVYAVEASNMANHAELLVAANNLSDKVVVIAGKIEEIELPELVDCIVSEPMGYMLYNERMLETYLHAKKWLVPGGRMFPSRGDLHIAPFSDENLYMEQFNKANFWYQTCFHGVDLSAMRNNAIKEYFRQPIVDTFDIRICMAKSVRHIVDFQTANETDLHKIEIDVDFHILESGTCHGLAFWFDVAFIGSTQQVWLSTAPTEPLTHWYQVRCLLENPLFCKSGQLLSGKVILIANKRQSYDVTIDLKLEGTNMESSSNTLDLKNPYFRYTGAAAQPPPGLNNTSPSESYWTTLDAQGARQAVNMVNGMSVNGLGEVSMDATAAVNTGNLLAIGGQPNIHPGSISSTGRGRVGGTATSTQAAQLIGGGITPNMFTSPATQSLVLGNTSHYPVNPSLMIGDYVTPGNGISSQTYRQ; this is encoded by the exons ATGGTAAAAATGGCGAAGGTGTTTCGCGCGGTGACAGTATCGACTTTGTCAAACAATGGACAGTCAACACCTAAATACAACAAGCCGGTCACGCTTAATATCAATTATGATCCTCAAGGTCTGAGCGTTGAGTTCTTTGCAG CAGACTCGACAGCCAGAGATAAAACTACTTTACTGGAATTTCCTGTAACACCGAGTACAGAATGCTCTAGGGTATCGTCGCGAAGTTACGTATTCACATTGGATATGGATAGCTTACTGGTAACATTCGCCAATGAAACAG ACTTTCAGCACTTTCACTCTCAAATattgaaactgaaaaatgGCAAGGGCATATCCGCGTTCAACGAAAGAACCGAGGAATCTTCGGCTATGCAGTACTTTCAGTTTTATGGCTACCTCTCTCAGCAACAAAACATGATGCAGGATTACATTAGAACCAGTACATACCAGAGAGCGATTTTAGGGAACCTGTCCGATTTCAAAGACAAAGTTGTGTTAGACGTAGGCGCAGGTTCTGGAATATTGTCGTTCTTCGCTGTTCAAGCAGGTGCAAAGAAAGTGTACGCGGTAGAAGCGAGTAACATGGCGAATCACGCAGAATTATTAGTTGCCGCAAATAATTTGTCGGATAAGGTCGTCGTGATAGCTGGCAAAATAGAAGAAATCGAGTTACCTGAACTAGTTGACTGCATAGTGAGCGAACCCATGGGTTACATGTTGTACAATGAAAGAATGCTCGAGACTTACCTGCATGCAAAAAAGTGGTTAGTTCCAG GTGGAAGAATGTTTCCTTCGCGAGGCGATCTTCACATTGCACCGTTCTCCGATGAAAACCTTTACAtggaacaatttaataaagctAATTTTTGGTATCAGACCTGTTTCCACGGAGTGGATCTCTCAGCGATGAGAAATAACGCAATTAAGGAGTATTTTAGGCAACCAATCGTCGATACCTTTGATATAAGAATTTGTATGGCTAAATCTGTTAGACACATAGTCGACTTCCAAACAGCTAATGAGACTGACTTACATAAAATAg AAATTGACGTCGATTTTCACATACTGGAAAGCGGCACTTGCCATGGACTTGCATTTTGGTTCGATGTTGCATTTATCGGGTCGACGCAACAGGTTTGGTTGAGTACGGCTCCCACGGAACCCCTTACGCATTGGTACCAAGTTCGCtgccttttggaaaaccctttattttgtaaaagtggCCAACTGTTGTCTGGAAAAGTCATTCTTATCGCGAACAAAAg aCAATCTTACGATGTGACGATAGATTTGAAGCTGGAAGGAACAAACATGGAGAGTAGTAGTAATACtttggatttaaaaaatccgTACTTTAGATATACAGGCGCAGCTGCGCAACCTCCTCCAGGTTTAAATAATACCTCGCCAAGCGAGTCTTATTGGACAACGTTGGACGCGCAGGGTGCCAGACAAGCGGTCAACATGGTCAATGGAATGTCCGTCAACGGTTTGGGAGAAGTTTCCATGGACGCAACCGCAGCAGTAAACACCGGCAATCTGCTCGCGATAG GAGGTCAGCCAAACATTCATCCCGGTTCGATTTCAAGTACAGGACGAGGCCGAGTCGGTGGTACAGCGACGAGCACACAAGCAGCGCAATTAATAGGCGGTGGAATCACTCCGAACATGTTCACATCTCCAGCCACG CAATCGCTGGTCCTTGGCAACACTTCGCATTATCCTGTGAATCCCAGCTTGATGATCGGCGATTACGTGACGCCTGGTAACGGCATATCGTCTCAAACGTATCGACAATGA
- the LOC128878229 gene encoding histone-arginine methyltransferase CARMER isoform X2: protein MVKMAKVFRAVTVSTLSNNGQSTPKYNKPVTLNINYDPQGLSVEFFADSTARDKTTLLEFPVTPSTECSRVSSRSYVFTLDMDSLLVTFANETDFQHFHSQILKLKNGKGISAFNERTEESSAMQYFQFYGYLSQQQNMMQDYIRTSTYQRAILGNLSDFKDKVVLDVGAGSGILSFFAVQAGAKKVYAVEASNMANHAELLVAANNLSDKVVVIAGKIEEIELPELVDCIVSEPMGYMLYNERMLETYLHAKKWLVPGGRMFPSRGDLHIAPFSDENLYMEQFNKANFWYQTCFHGVDLSAMRNNAIKEYFRQPIVDTFDIRICMAKSVRHIVDFQTANETDLHKIEIDVDFHILESGTCHGLAFWFDVAFIGSTQQVWLSTAPTEPLTHWYQVRCLLENPLFCKSGQLLSGKVILIANKRQSYDVTIDLKLEGTNMESSSNTLDLKNPYFRYTGAAAQPPPGLNNTSPSESYWTTLDAQGARQAVNMVNGMSVNGLGEVSMDATAAVNTGNLLAIGGQPNIHPGSISSTGRGRVGGTATSTQAAQLIGGGITPNMFTSPATLGVTFQQSLVLGNTSHYPVNPSLMIGDYVTPGNGISSQTYRQ, encoded by the exons ATGGTAAAAATGGCGAAGGTGTTTCGCGCGGTGACAGTATCGACTTTGTCAAACAATGGACAGTCAACACCTAAATACAACAAGCCGGTCACGCTTAATATCAATTATGATCCTCAAGGTCTGAGCGTTGAGTTCTTTGCAG ACTCGACAGCCAGAGATAAAACTACTTTACTGGAATTTCCTGTAACACCGAGTACAGAATGCTCTAGGGTATCGTCGCGAAGTTACGTATTCACATTGGATATGGATAGCTTACTGGTAACATTCGCCAATGAAACAG ACTTTCAGCACTTTCACTCTCAAATattgaaactgaaaaatgGCAAGGGCATATCCGCGTTCAACGAAAGAACCGAGGAATCTTCGGCTATGCAGTACTTTCAGTTTTATGGCTACCTCTCTCAGCAACAAAACATGATGCAGGATTACATTAGAACCAGTACATACCAGAGAGCGATTTTAGGGAACCTGTCCGATTTCAAAGACAAAGTTGTGTTAGACGTAGGCGCAGGTTCTGGAATATTGTCGTTCTTCGCTGTTCAAGCAGGTGCAAAGAAAGTGTACGCGGTAGAAGCGAGTAACATGGCGAATCACGCAGAATTATTAGTTGCCGCAAATAATTTGTCGGATAAGGTCGTCGTGATAGCTGGCAAAATAGAAGAAATCGAGTTACCTGAACTAGTTGACTGCATAGTGAGCGAACCCATGGGTTACATGTTGTACAATGAAAGAATGCTCGAGACTTACCTGCATGCAAAAAAGTGGTTAGTTCCAG GTGGAAGAATGTTTCCTTCGCGAGGCGATCTTCACATTGCACCGTTCTCCGATGAAAACCTTTACAtggaacaatttaataaagctAATTTTTGGTATCAGACCTGTTTCCACGGAGTGGATCTCTCAGCGATGAGAAATAACGCAATTAAGGAGTATTTTAGGCAACCAATCGTCGATACCTTTGATATAAGAATTTGTATGGCTAAATCTGTTAGACACATAGTCGACTTCCAAACAGCTAATGAGACTGACTTACATAAAATAg AAATTGACGTCGATTTTCACATACTGGAAAGCGGCACTTGCCATGGACTTGCATTTTGGTTCGATGTTGCATTTATCGGGTCGACGCAACAGGTTTGGTTGAGTACGGCTCCCACGGAACCCCTTACGCATTGGTACCAAGTTCGCtgccttttggaaaaccctttattttgtaaaagtggCCAACTGTTGTCTGGAAAAGTCATTCTTATCGCGAACAAAAg aCAATCTTACGATGTGACGATAGATTTGAAGCTGGAAGGAACAAACATGGAGAGTAGTAGTAATACtttggatttaaaaaatccgTACTTTAGATATACAGGCGCAGCTGCGCAACCTCCTCCAGGTTTAAATAATACCTCGCCAAGCGAGTCTTATTGGACAACGTTGGACGCGCAGGGTGCCAGACAAGCGGTCAACATGGTCAATGGAATGTCCGTCAACGGTTTGGGAGAAGTTTCCATGGACGCAACCGCAGCAGTAAACACCGGCAATCTGCTCGCGATAG GAGGTCAGCCAAACATTCATCCCGGTTCGATTTCAAGTACAGGACGAGGCCGAGTCGGTGGTACAGCGACGAGCACACAAGCAGCGCAATTAATAGGCGGTGGAATCACTCCGAACATGTTCACATCTCCAGCCACG CTTGGTGTTACTTTCCAGCAATCGCTGGTCCTTGGCAACACTTCGCATTATCCTGTGAATCCCAGCTTGATGATCGGCGATTACGTGACGCCTGGTAACGGCATATCGTCTCAAACGTATCGACAATGA
- the LOC128878230 gene encoding putative Dol-P-Glc:Glc(2)Man(9)GlcNAc(2)-PP-Dol alpha-1,2-glucosyltransferase isoform X2 gives MALPFEMNFERVQKSSIFFSCLSVAKLFIYLNHVQPYYFIDEVFHVPQTLQYCANNFTQWDSKITTLPGLYLLATFVLSPMNLCNTFYMRCINLFGTFMNLYLAYNIFEQISSTRWIKKWNSWTKLAVAYNIMFFPPLFFWHFLYYTDVLSVNTVLLMLLLHLRKQFKTAAFVGFLSVLIRQTNIIWVAFVTVERAFDLLDRKMHKSISREQYSSIIYLQLLWKKIIEECHGWASLVKFIIQILYKRYV, from the exons aTGGCGCTTCcgtttgaaatgaatttcgaaCGTGTACAAAAATCTTCGATATTCTTCTCTTGCTTGAGTGTCgccaaattatttatttatttgaatcaCGTGCAACCGTATTATTTCATTGACGAGGTATTCCATGTACCTCAAACGTTACAGTATTGCGccaacaattttacacag tgGGATTCAAAAATTACTACTTTACCTGGGTTGTACCTACTCGCAACCTTCGTCTTATCACCCATGAATCTTTGTAATACGTTTTACATGAGATGCATAAATTTGTTTGGTACATTTATGAATCTCTATCTCGcgtacaatatatttgaacaaatttcatcGACTCGTtggattaaaaaatggaacagCTGGACAAAACTTGCAGTGGCTTATAACATTATGTTCTTTCCACCCCTGTTCTTCTGGCACTTTCTATATTACACGGACGTTTTGTCTGTTAATACGGTATTGCTAATGTTATTGTTACATTTACGCAAGCAATTTAAGACCGCAGCTTTCGTAG GTTTTTTGTCTGTGTTAATTCGCCAAACGAATATCATCTGGGTTGCATTTGTTACTGTGGAGCGTGCGTTTGACTTGCTAGACCGTAAGATGCATAAATCAATTTCCCGTGAACAGTATAGTTCGATAATCTATTTACAA CTACTATGGAAAAAGATAATAGAAGAATGTCACGGATGGGCGTCATTagtaaagtttattattcaaat
- the LOC128878230 gene encoding putative Dol-P-Glc:Glc(2)Man(9)GlcNAc(2)-PP-Dol alpha-1,2-glucosyltransferase isoform X1 has translation MALPFEMNFERVQKSSIFFSCLSVAKLFIYLNHVQPYYFIDEVFHVPQTLQYCANNFTQWDSKITTLPGLYLLATFVLSPMNLCNTFYMRCINLFGTFMNLYLAYNIFEQISSTRWIKKWNSWTKLAVAYNIMFFPPLFFWHFLYYTDVLSVNTVLLMLLLHLRKQFKTAAFVGFLSVLIRQTNIIWVAFVTVERAFDLLDRKMHKSISREQYSSIIYLQLLWKKIIEECHGWASLVKFIIQMCVELLPYVTVCLTFLTFVIWNKGIVVGDRTAHVPTIHVPQLLYFSAFLFCFLWPYMIVHWKDYINFIQRHWLSGSCFLICLTVIVDSNTLVHPYVLADNRHYVFYFWNKFMGRYRLFKYFLIPIYSFSLYAAFRGIKHLRFTTQLNYFFMVSMVLIPQLLIEPRYFIIPYILYRFLIRKPKKWQIIMESITTIIVNFLQFYIFVNKVFFWNDQPFPQRISW, from the exons aTGGCGCTTCcgtttgaaatgaatttcgaaCGTGTACAAAAATCTTCGATATTCTTCTCTTGCTTGAGTGTCgccaaattatttatttatttgaatcaCGTGCAACCGTATTATTTCATTGACGAGGTATTCCATGTACCTCAAACGTTACAGTATTGCGccaacaattttacacag tgGGATTCAAAAATTACTACTTTACCTGGGTTGTACCTACTCGCAACCTTCGTCTTATCACCCATGAATCTTTGTAATACGTTTTACATGAGATGCATAAATTTGTTTGGTACATTTATGAATCTCTATCTCGcgtacaatatatttgaacaaatttcatcGACTCGTtggattaaaaaatggaacagCTGGACAAAACTTGCAGTGGCTTATAACATTATGTTCTTTCCACCCCTGTTCTTCTGGCACTTTCTATATTACACGGACGTTTTGTCTGTTAATACGGTATTGCTAATGTTATTGTTACATTTACGCAAGCAATTTAAGACCGCAGCTTTCGTAG GTTTTTTGTCTGTGTTAATTCGCCAAACGAATATCATCTGGGTTGCATTTGTTACTGTGGAGCGTGCGTTTGACTTGCTAGACCGTAAGATGCATAAATCAATTTCCCGTGAACAGTATAGTTCGATAATCTATTTACAA CTACTATGGAAAAAGATAATAGAAGAATGTCACGGATGGGCGTCATTagtaaagtttattattcaaatgtgCGTAGAGTTGCTTCCGTATGTGACAGTATGTTTAACTTTTCTAACATTTGTCATTTGGAACAAAGGTATCGTTGTGGGAGATCGTACAGCTCATGTTCCTACTATTCATGTGCCGCAGCTATTATACTTttctgcttttcttttttgtttcttatggCCATATATGATCGTTCATTGGAAGGACTATATTAACTTTATTCAAAGACACTGGCTCTCTGGAAGTTGTTTTCTGATATGTTTAACTGTTATAGTTGATTCTAACACGCTGGTTCATCCGTACGTATTGGCGGATAACAGGCATTACGTATTCTACTTTTGGAATAAGTTTATGGGTAGATACAGACTGTTCAAGTATTTCTTAATACCCATTTACTCGTTCAGCTTATATGCGGCTTTCCGTGGAATTAAGCATTTAAGGTTTACAACAcagcttaattattttttcatggtTTCGATGGTCCTTATTCCTCAGTTGCTTATAGAGCCACGATACTTTATAATTCCGTATATTCTCTATCGCTTCCTTATTCGAAAACCAAAGAAGTGGCAAATTATCATGGAATCGATTACTACTATAATAGTGAATTTCCTACAGTTCTACATTTTCGTTAACAAGGTCTTCTTTTGGAACGATCAACCGTTTCCTCAAAGGATATCTTGGTAA